From one Lactiplantibacillus paraplantarum genomic stretch:
- the fabZ gene encoding 3-hydroxyacyl-ACP dehydratase FabZ → MSVLEASEIMQLIPNRYPILFMDRVDELNPGESIVVTKNVTINESFFQGHFPGNPVMPGVLIIEALAQAASILILKSEKFAGKTAYLGAIKDAKFRKIVRPGDVLKLHVQMVKQRSNMGTVSCQAMVNDKAACTTDLTFIVGATDSK, encoded by the coding sequence ATGAGCGTGTTAGAAGCAAGTGAAATTATGCAATTAATTCCCAACCGGTACCCAATCTTATTCATGGACCGGGTGGACGAACTAAATCCGGGTGAGTCAATCGTGGTGACGAAAAATGTCACCATCAACGAGTCATTTTTCCAAGGACACTTTCCCGGTAACCCGGTTATGCCGGGCGTATTGATTATTGAAGCTTTGGCGCAGGCCGCGTCGATTCTGATTTTGAAATCTGAAAAGTTTGCTGGTAAGACGGCTTATCTTGGTGCTATCAAAGATGCTAAGTTCCGTAAGATTGTCCGTCCCGGAGATGTCTTAAAGTTGCATGTCCAGATGGTCAAGCAACGGTCGAATATGGGAACGGTCAGTTGTCAAGCAATGGTCAATGACAAGGCCGCCTGCACAACTGATTTAACTTTTATCGTTGGTGCAACGGATTCAAAATAG
- a CDS encoding helix-turn-helix domain-containing protein, with amino-acid sequence MVSEQFQRFMKSLDVDLNSLLEAAGVNKVVWQEQLTLSDVEYWQLMNEFDNQLTDEMILGLGNITNINTFMPSFFAALAAKNGEQAIERMATYKSLIGPVHLKIVTKSDVVNIHIVGNSLGIELPRFTVMTEQLLLISLLRVGTGKPIKPTAIGSKYQYGAQIDDVIGTRSQRLTDNCVQFQVADLQRAFISANNSMWTFLQPGLDQQKLVIERDQSLLGTVQALLLKKIPSGSFSIDEVAASLNLSKRTLQRNLGALGTTFNDEVQIARQTLVVPLMKDQALSLIEISYLLGYADPESFSRAFKKWFQQSPSIYRQQLSGRLKN; translated from the coding sequence ATGGTTTCTGAACAGTTTCAACGTTTTATGAAAAGTCTTGATGTTGATTTAAACAGCCTGCTTGAAGCTGCCGGCGTTAATAAGGTCGTTTGGCAAGAACAATTGACACTTTCTGATGTCGAGTATTGGCAATTAATGAACGAGTTTGATAATCAACTAACGGATGAAATGATTCTTGGCCTAGGCAATATTACTAATATTAATACGTTTATGCCGTCCTTTTTCGCGGCATTAGCTGCTAAGAATGGTGAACAAGCGATTGAACGCATGGCGACCTATAAATCATTGATAGGTCCGGTTCATTTGAAAATAGTCACTAAGTCAGATGTTGTTAATATCCATATTGTGGGAAATAGTCTTGGCATCGAATTGCCGCGCTTCACGGTTATGACGGAACAATTGTTGTTAATCAGTTTATTACGGGTGGGCACGGGAAAACCAATTAAACCGACTGCGATTGGTAGCAAATATCAATACGGCGCTCAGATTGATGACGTGATCGGCACTCGGTCCCAACGACTGACCGATAATTGTGTTCAGTTTCAAGTCGCGGATTTACAGCGGGCGTTTATCTCGGCTAATAATTCAATGTGGACATTTTTACAACCGGGACTAGATCAACAGAAGCTGGTCATTGAACGCGACCAATCATTGCTTGGAACTGTCCAAGCGCTACTGTTGAAGAAAATCCCTAGTGGCTCCTTTTCAATTGATGAGGTGGCAGCAAGTTTGAATCTCAGTAAACGAACGCTACAACGAAATCTTGGGGCTTTAGGAACAACCTTTAATGACGAGGTCCAAATTGCTCGCCAGACTTTGGTGGTGCCATTGATGAAAGATCAAGCGCTTAGTCTGATTGAAATCAGTTATTTATTAGGGTATGCAGATCCAGAATCATTCTCACGGGCTTTCAAAAAATGGTTCCAGCAAAGTCCATCTATTTATCGGCAACAATTGTCGGGAAGGCTCAAAAACTAA
- a CDS encoding oxidoreductase encodes MAVILITGASSGIGFQTAKDLAQQDHIVYGAARRLDKLEALVPYGVKPLSLDITSEDSISQAVATLIANEGRIDILINNAGYGSYGAVEDVSIDEAKQQFEVNLFGMARLTQLVLPYMRAQHHGRIINTSSMGGRLVSYMGAWYHATKYAVEAFSDALRMETKDFGIKVAIIEPGGIKTNWGFIAADHLEDSARHSAYQTQATKAATGMRQQYSSRMMSDPKIIAKAISKAVNQRRPRARYLIGFGAKPLVLAKLILPTRVFDFIMMHVS; translated from the coding sequence ATGGCAGTTATTTTAATTACGGGTGCAAGCAGCGGGATTGGGTTTCAGACGGCGAAGGACTTGGCTCAGCAAGATCATATTGTTTATGGTGCTGCACGCCGACTAGATAAACTTGAAGCGTTGGTACCATACGGCGTCAAACCATTGTCACTAGATATTACCAGTGAAGATTCAATTAGTCAGGCCGTAGCAACCTTAATTGCCAATGAAGGTCGCATTGATATTTTGATCAACAATGCGGGTTATGGTTCATACGGTGCCGTGGAGGATGTTTCAATTGATGAAGCCAAGCAACAATTTGAGGTTAATTTATTTGGGATGGCGCGGCTAACACAATTAGTTTTACCATACATGCGTGCGCAACATCATGGGCGCATTATCAATACGTCGTCGATGGGCGGTCGGCTGGTGAGTTACATGGGCGCATGGTATCATGCTACTAAGTATGCGGTCGAAGCGTTTAGTGATGCATTACGAATGGAAACGAAGGATTTTGGTATCAAGGTTGCAATCATCGAACCTGGTGGGATTAAAACCAACTGGGGATTTATTGCTGCAGACCATCTAGAAGACTCAGCACGTCATAGTGCGTATCAAACACAGGCGACAAAAGCTGCCACTGGTATGCGCCAGCAATATTCGTCGCGAATGATGTCTGATCCTAAGATTATCGCTAAAGCAATCTCTAAGGCGGTCAATCAGCGGCGACCACGGGCACGTTATCTTATCGGTTTTGGTGCAAAACCGCTAGTACTTGCCAAGCTGATTTTACCGACACGCGTTTTTGATTTTATCATGATGCATGTCAGTTAG
- the fabF gene encoding beta-ketoacyl-ACP synthase II has protein sequence MTERVVVTGMGAVTPLGNSVDEFLTGLFAGQVGIKPITKFDATPTGITVAGEVKDFRPEERIEKKLAKRLDLFSVYGLYSASEAMAQAGLNEANVDPERLGVIYGSGIGGLTTIEAQVIKMHDKSPKRVSPLFVPNSIINMVVGNIAMQFNAQNTSQAIVTACASATNAIGDAFEYLRQGKADVVITGGSEASVNEIGIAGFASLTALSKATDPALASLPFDRQRNGFVMGEGGATLVLETLAHAQARGAKILGEVVGYGTTSDAYHMTAPRPDGAGAKRAMKQAVAEAGIQPGDVDYINAHGTATHANDSAEAQAIEALFGQNVAVSSTKGMTGHLLGAAGAIEAVATIGALQTGQLPANIGCTDQDPECPVNLVTPATQHQAPTYALSNSFGFGGHNAVVAFKKWVNA, from the coding sequence ATGACAGAACGAGTAGTTGTGACTGGAATGGGCGCGGTAACGCCCCTCGGTAATAGTGTTGATGAATTTTTAACCGGGTTATTCGCGGGGCAAGTTGGGATTAAACCCATTACGAAGTTTGACGCGACGCCCACGGGGATTACAGTTGCCGGTGAGGTTAAGGACTTTCGGCCAGAAGAACGAATTGAAAAGAAATTAGCGAAACGTTTAGATTTATTTTCTGTTTACGGCCTATACAGTGCGAGTGAAGCCATGGCGCAAGCCGGACTGAATGAAGCCAATGTTGACCCCGAACGGCTAGGCGTTATTTATGGCTCGGGTATCGGCGGGTTAACAACAATTGAAGCCCAAGTGATCAAGATGCACGACAAGAGCCCCAAACGGGTTTCACCGTTGTTCGTGCCCAATTCAATTATTAATATGGTCGTTGGCAATATTGCGATGCAGTTTAACGCGCAAAATACCAGCCAAGCGATTGTGACTGCGTGTGCGTCAGCAACGAATGCCATCGGTGATGCGTTCGAATATTTGCGTCAGGGGAAAGCAGATGTCGTGATTACGGGTGGCTCGGAAGCTTCGGTCAACGAAATTGGTATTGCAGGGTTTGCATCCCTGACGGCGTTGTCCAAAGCAACCGATCCAGCGTTGGCATCGTTACCTTTCGATCGCCAGCGCAATGGGTTTGTGATGGGTGAAGGGGGTGCGACGTTAGTCTTAGAAACGTTGGCCCATGCCCAAGCTCGGGGTGCTAAGATCCTTGGTGAAGTTGTCGGTTACGGGACAACTAGTGATGCTTATCATATGACAGCCCCCCGACCAGATGGTGCTGGTGCCAAACGTGCCATGAAACAAGCAGTCGCGGAAGCGGGTATCCAACCAGGAGATGTCGATTACATCAATGCTCACGGAACGGCTACCCATGCGAATGATAGTGCTGAAGCCCAAGCGATTGAAGCGTTATTTGGTCAAAATGTCGCGGTCAGCAGTACTAAGGGCATGACAGGTCACTTATTAGGCGCTGCGGGTGCGATTGAAGCCGTTGCAACAATCGGTGCGCTGCAGACGGGCCAGTTACCTGCCAATATTGGTTGTACGGATCAAGATCCGGAGTGCCCAGTCAATTTAGTAACACCTGCGACGCAACACCAAGCCCCAACTTATGCACTGAGCAATTCGTTTGGTTTTGGGGGCCATAATGCGGTGGTCGCTTTTAAGAAGTGGGTGAACGCATGA
- a CDS encoding zinc-binding dehydrogenase — MKSTIFEEAGRVSVQEVAKPTLQADDDVIVRIVRTCVCGSDLWAYAHGDNKDAHSTNDGHEAIGIVEAIGSEITTVKPGDFVITPFTHGCGKCAACLAGFDGTCDRHPGHTNWSNGFQAEYIRFTYGNWALVKIPGQPGDYTEGMLKSLLTLADVMPTGYHAARCANVQKGDKVVVIGDGAVGQCAVIAAKLRGASQIVLMSRHEDRQQMALESGATAVVAERGEEGIAKVREILGGGADAALECVGTEAAIDQALGVLHNGGRVGYVGVPHYNNRPLGSTFAQNIAVAGGSASVTTYDKQFLLKAVLDGNINPGRVFTQTYPLADINQAYQDMQNRKTIKAMVVID, encoded by the coding sequence ATGAAATCAACAATTTTTGAAGAAGCTGGGCGCGTCTCTGTTCAGGAAGTTGCCAAACCAACGTTGCAAGCTGATGACGATGTCATTGTGCGGATTGTCCGGACCTGCGTTTGTGGCTCTGACTTGTGGGCCTACGCACATGGCGATAATAAAGATGCACACTCGACCAATGATGGTCACGAAGCCATCGGGATCGTTGAAGCAATTGGTTCCGAAATTACGACGGTCAAACCAGGCGATTTTGTCATCACACCATTTACGCACGGTTGTGGTAAATGTGCAGCTTGTTTAGCTGGCTTTGATGGTACTTGTGATCGGCATCCAGGCCATACAAATTGGTCTAATGGTTTCCAAGCAGAATACATTCGCTTCACTTATGGCAACTGGGCACTAGTCAAAATTCCTGGCCAACCTGGTGATTATACGGAAGGCATGCTCAAGTCACTGCTGACGTTGGCCGACGTGATGCCAACGGGTTATCACGCGGCACGGTGTGCGAATGTCCAAAAGGGTGACAAAGTGGTCGTTATCGGGGATGGCGCAGTTGGTCAATGTGCCGTGATTGCGGCTAAGTTGCGCGGGGCCTCCCAAATCGTTTTGATGAGCCGTCATGAGGACCGCCAACAAATGGCACTTGAATCTGGCGCGACCGCGGTCGTTGCTGAACGTGGTGAAGAAGGCATCGCTAAAGTACGTGAAATTCTCGGTGGTGGCGCTGACGCGGCGTTAGAATGTGTTGGGACCGAAGCAGCCATTGACCAAGCCTTAGGTGTTTTACACAATGGTGGCCGCGTGGGCTACGTTGGGGTACCGCATTATAACAACCGGCCGCTTGGATCAACCTTTGCCCAAAATATTGCGGTTGCAGGTGGTTCGGCTTCCGTCACGACTTATGACAAACAGTTCTTACTCAAAGCCGTCTTAGATGGTAATATTAATCCGGGCCGGGTATTTACGCAAACCTACCCATTAGCCGACATTAATCAAGCTTACCAGGATATGCAAAATCGCAAGACCATCAAAGCGATGGTTGTGATTGACTAA
- the acpP gene encoding acyl carrier protein, translating to MTKTEIFDQIKKMIVEQLDVDADKITMTTNFTEDLALDSLDVFEVIDKIEDEYDIEIETDDALATVGDLVNYVAAHQEASED from the coding sequence ATGACTAAAACTGAAATTTTTGACCAAATTAAAAAAATGATCGTGGAACAACTAGATGTGGATGCTGACAAGATTACGATGACGACGAACTTTACCGAGGATCTTGCGCTTGATAGTCTGGATGTTTTTGAAGTGATCGATAAGATCGAAGACGAGTATGATATCGAAATCGAAACGGATGACGCCTTAGCCACGGTTGGTGATTTAGTTAATTATGTGGCGGCTCATCAAGAAGCTAGCGAGGATTAA
- a CDS encoding acetyl-CoA carboxylase biotin carboxyl carrier protein, with protein sequence MSMTDTEAMTTLIKQFNQSSAQVMDIKTTTFELHLNKQAETVQTTSTQPHQTVVNTPVSAPTPTSETAAQAGGTTVTAPLVGVAYLAADPQQAPFVQVGDHVKAGETLCVIEAMKMINEVPSPVSGTVKEVLIKNATMVEFDEPLFAIEETTA encoded by the coding sequence ATGAGTATGACGGATACAGAAGCGATGACTACCCTAATCAAGCAGTTTAATCAATCCAGTGCCCAAGTGATGGACATCAAGACGACCACGTTTGAGTTGCATTTGAATAAACAAGCTGAAACGGTCCAAACGACGTCAACGCAACCACACCAAACAGTGGTCAATACCCCAGTGTCAGCGCCCACACCAACGAGTGAAACGGCGGCCCAAGCGGGAGGGACAACGGTTACAGCACCCTTAGTTGGGGTCGCCTACTTAGCGGCTGATCCGCAACAAGCACCGTTTGTTCAAGTCGGTGATCACGTTAAAGCTGGGGAGACTTTGTGCGTGATTGAAGCGATGAAAATGATTAACGAGGTTCCCAGTCCTGTTAGTGGGACGGTCAAGGAAGTACTAATTAAGAATGCAACTATGGTTGAATTTGATGAACCATTGTTTGCCATTGAGGAGACGACCGCTTAA
- a CDS encoding 3-hydroxyacyl-ACP dehydratase FabZ family protein, producing the protein MEVMDLIPQRFPLQLLDRIMTVQPGVSATAEKLVTINEWFFQSPTLTGRTMIRPALLEILAQTGVVALLSMPEHHGNNVFFGGIRQADFKADVRPGDRLEAMVTLTKLRRQIGTGHGVITCAGHEVVSADLTFVIQA; encoded by the coding sequence ATGGAAGTAATGGATTTAATTCCCCAACGTTTTCCGTTGCAATTATTAGACCGTATCATGACGGTTCAACCAGGTGTTAGTGCGACAGCAGAAAAATTGGTAACCATTAATGAATGGTTTTTTCAGAGCCCAACACTGACCGGCCGGACTATGATCCGACCAGCATTATTAGAAATTTTGGCACAAACGGGAGTCGTGGCTCTATTATCGATGCCAGAACATCACGGTAATAACGTCTTTTTTGGTGGGATTCGACAAGCTGATTTTAAGGCGGATGTTCGGCCCGGCGACCGGCTAGAAGCAATGGTGACGTTAACTAAGTTGCGCCGGCAAATTGGAACGGGTCATGGGGTGATTACCTGTGCCGGTCACGAGGTCGTTAGTGCTGATTTAACTTTTGTAATCCAAGCCTAA
- a CDS encoding DUF1648 domain-containing protein: MRVFTWIVRAIAGTAVLMCVIMIGLAPQTVVTHFNHAGLADSFGSGWWLVMLPLLVVVMGEVIIKLARQKRRKLGLLQLPTLTVFEGQCLGVMVSFSVLLWLLMQSEVQGRLVSGMVG; the protein is encoded by the coding sequence ATGCGCGTCTTTACTTGGATCGTGCGAGCAATTGCAGGTACTGCCGTTTTGATGTGTGTCATTATGATTGGCTTGGCGCCCCAAACGGTCGTGACACATTTTAATCATGCGGGCTTGGCTGATTCGTTTGGTAGTGGCTGGTGGTTAGTGATGTTACCATTATTAGTTGTGGTCATGGGTGAAGTCATTATTAAACTGGCACGGCAAAAACGACGCAAATTAGGACTTTTGCAACTACCAACACTGACGGTCTTTGAAGGCCAATGTTTAGGTGTCATGGTGAGTTTTAGCGTCCTATTGTGGCTATTAATGCAGTCAGAAGTCCAAGGTCGTTTAGTTAGTGGGATGGTTGGCTGA
- the fabG gene encoding 3-oxoacyl-ACP reductase FabG has product MNVDEVILVTGAAKGIGLATVKRLSSQGARVILNVHHEIEATDWQALTAEYPRLTQLVGDVSDDQSAANLIDTVMTNFGRLDGLVNNAGVTHDQLLTRLHAEDFMSVIQTNLLGTFNMTKYALKVMQRQRQGAIVNVASVVGLHGNVGQANYAASKAGIIGLTKTTAKEAARRQVRCNAVAPGMITTAMTAQLNDRVTAAALSDIPLKRFGTPDEIAQAIDFLLHQPYLTGQVLTVDGGMTI; this is encoded by the coding sequence GTGAACGTGGATGAAGTGATTTTAGTTACCGGAGCTGCCAAAGGTATCGGTTTAGCAACGGTTAAACGGCTATCCAGTCAAGGTGCCCGTGTTATTTTAAATGTTCATCATGAAATTGAAGCAACGGATTGGCAAGCATTGACAGCTGAATATCCACGGTTGACGCAATTAGTTGGTGATGTCAGTGATGATCAATCAGCGGCCAATTTAATTGATACCGTAATGACAAATTTTGGCCGTTTAGATGGGCTCGTGAATAATGCTGGTGTGACCCATGATCAGTTGTTAACGCGATTACACGCGGAAGATTTCATGAGTGTGATTCAAACAAATCTATTAGGCACATTCAATATGACCAAATACGCCTTAAAGGTCATGCAGCGACAACGGCAAGGCGCTATCGTTAACGTTGCGAGTGTGGTTGGGCTACATGGCAATGTTGGCCAGGCGAACTATGCGGCTAGTAAGGCTGGTATTATCGGATTAACCAAAACGACGGCAAAGGAAGCGGCTCGGCGGCAAGTGCGCTGTAATGCAGTGGCTCCAGGAATGATTACGACGGCAATGACCGCCCAATTGAATGACCGTGTCACGGCGGCCGCTTTAAGTGATATTCCACTCAAACGCTTTGGGACGCCCGACGAAATTGCTCAAGCAATTGATTTCTTGTTGCACCAGCCGTACTTAACGGGACAAGTACTAACAGTCGATGGTGGTATGACGATATAG
- a CDS encoding beta-ketoacyl-ACP synthase III encodes MTTNFSILASAKALPTTQVMNQELTQLMPTSDNWIKQRTGIRSRHIATTETTTSLAVSVAQQLLHQSQLAATAIDLIIVATMSPDYLTPATAPQVQAAIGAEQAIAFDINVACAGFVYGMQLVHQYLQPGQTALLIGSETLSRLVDWHDRSTAVLFGDGAGGMLISANPSLMTGRWLGSHYATFGTDGHYLTAGQQPRVNPWSVATDEADDNRWAFQMNGRRVYDFATKQVPRSIEQALMQADLKSSDIKAFVLHQANARIVASVGQKLNLTSAQLPLNIAQYGNTAAASEPILFAEMVAQQQVQRGDKLVFTGFGGGLSVGSAVIEY; translated from the coding sequence ATGACAACTAATTTTTCGATTTTAGCGAGTGCCAAAGCACTTCCTACCACTCAAGTCATGAATCAAGAACTCACGCAATTGATGCCGACTTCTGACAATTGGATCAAACAGCGGACGGGCATCCGTTCTCGCCACATCGCGACTACTGAAACCACTACTAGTTTGGCCGTTTCAGTGGCTCAACAGCTGTTACACCAAAGTCAGTTGGCGGCCACGGCGATTGACTTGATTATCGTAGCGACCATGTCACCGGATTATTTGACGCCGGCGACGGCTCCCCAAGTGCAAGCAGCGATTGGGGCTGAACAAGCGATTGCTTTTGATATCAATGTCGCCTGCGCGGGCTTTGTATATGGGATGCAGTTGGTTCACCAATACTTACAACCAGGCCAGACTGCTCTGTTAATCGGTAGTGAAACGTTAAGTCGGTTGGTGGATTGGCATGACCGCAGTACTGCTGTTCTATTTGGGGATGGCGCGGGTGGCATGTTGATCAGCGCTAACCCATCCCTGATGACTGGGCGCTGGCTTGGGAGTCATTATGCGACGTTTGGTACGGATGGACACTACTTGACAGCGGGACAGCAACCCCGGGTAAATCCATGGTCAGTAGCTACTGATGAGGCGGATGACAACCGTTGGGCCTTTCAAATGAACGGTCGGCGGGTTTACGATTTTGCCACCAAGCAAGTCCCACGTTCGATTGAGCAGGCGTTAATGCAAGCGGATCTCAAATCGAGTGATATTAAGGCATTTGTGCTTCATCAGGCCAATGCGCGGATTGTTGCTAGCGTCGGTCAAAAATTAAATTTGACCTCAGCACAATTGCCCCTGAACATTGCCCAATACGGTAATACCGCAGCGGCCAGTGAACCGATTCTGTTTGCTGAGATGGTTGCCCAACAGCAAGTTCAGCGTGGCGACAAACTTGTCTTTACCGGTTTTGGCGGCGGATTATCCGTCGGTAGTGCTGTAATTGAGTATTAA
- a CDS encoding MerR family transcriptional regulator: MYLTIHDVAKRTGLTTYTLRYYAKEGLFDFVTRSSNKIGTRLFKESDLEFIYLIKCLKNAGLTIKEIKTFVDWTMAGDATISKRRAMFQERRTALQKQLAELQATLDVVDYKCWYYQVADDAGTCAVHDTLADDELPEKMRRVKHQLAAQHNFTAD, encoded by the coding sequence ATGTATTTAACCATTCACGATGTCGCCAAACGAACCGGCCTCACCACGTACACATTGCGCTATTACGCCAAGGAAGGGCTCTTTGATTTTGTCACGCGCAGTTCCAATAAGATCGGTACAAGATTATTTAAGGAATCTGATTTAGAATTTATCTATCTCATTAAATGTTTAAAAAATGCGGGTCTAACCATCAAAGAAATTAAAACGTTTGTTGACTGGACTATGGCCGGTGACGCCACCATCTCAAAACGGCGGGCGATGTTTCAAGAACGACGCACCGCGTTACAAAAACAATTGGCGGAATTGCAAGCGACACTAGACGTCGTTGATTATAAATGTTGGTACTACCAAGTTGCTGACGATGCAGGAACTTGTGCTGTGCATGATACGTTGGCCGATGATGAGTTGCCTGAGAAAATGCGGCGCGTTAAGCATCAGTTGGCAGCCCAACATAATTTTACAGCGGATTAG
- a CDS encoding ACP S-malonyltransferase, which produces MKTAILFSGQGQQFADMGTDLYQTLPAYQATIDEANQILDWDLRVTADWLDDAERMPVAITAMNMGLYRALTALTDNCPTVLAGLSLGEYAALMAAGVLPFTDGLKLVADRARYMQRAGLQHPGKMVAALKVTPALVAAACQSAQAVGMAYPANYNLADQIVIGGDAAGIQAVTAYLKAQGVKRVVPLDVAVASHTPLMAAASEALAQRLRFINVAAPQIPVISNTTVAPFSRATVKETLVKQLVSPTHFAACLQRIATYEVDEIIQVGPGHNLATFAKQTLPGVRVWSIEDVTDWQTYCQDTKEVRERG; this is translated from the coding sequence ATGAAAACGGCAATCTTATTCAGTGGTCAAGGACAACAGTTTGCCGATATGGGGACCGATCTTTATCAAACGTTACCAGCGTATCAAGCGACGATCGACGAAGCTAATCAAATATTGGACTGGGATCTGCGGGTAACGGCCGATTGGCTTGATGATGCTGAACGAATGCCAGTTGCCATTACAGCGATGAATATGGGACTGTATCGTGCATTAACAGCACTAACTGATAATTGTCCGACTGTTTTAGCCGGTTTAAGTCTTGGGGAGTATGCGGCGTTAATGGCGGCTGGCGTTCTACCATTCACGGATGGCTTGAAGCTAGTGGCTGATCGGGCGCGGTATATGCAACGAGCAGGACTACAGCATCCCGGAAAGATGGTGGCGGCGCTCAAAGTGACGCCGGCACTGGTTGCAGCTGCTTGTCAAAGTGCGCAAGCAGTGGGGATGGCGTATCCAGCTAATTACAATTTGGCTGATCAGATTGTTATTGGTGGCGATGCAGCTGGTATTCAAGCAGTGACGGCCTATTTAAAAGCGCAGGGCGTTAAACGCGTCGTGCCGTTAGACGTGGCGGTGGCATCACACACACCATTGATGGCGGCAGCCAGCGAAGCGCTAGCTCAGCGTTTACGCTTTATCAACGTCGCAGCCCCTCAGATTCCGGTCATCAGTAATACAACCGTCGCGCCTTTTAGTCGGGCAACCGTCAAGGAGACGTTAGTAAAACAGTTAGTATCGCCGACGCACTTTGCGGCTTGCTTACAACGAATTGCGACGTATGAAGTCGATGAGATTATTCAAGTTGGCCCGGGACATAATTTGGCGACCTTTGCCAAACAAACCTTGCCTGGGGTGCGGGTTTGGTCCATTGAAGACGTGACGGATTGGCAGACCTATTGTCAGGATACGAAGGAGGTACGTGAACGTGGATGA